A single region of the candidate division KSB1 bacterium genome encodes:
- a CDS encoding tetratricopeptide repeat protein, with product MNNLSHEQRLASMLNGNKWAVLLLIVMVAVVGCKKGPSESELFEKAKQLQESNDFQGAIAAYQQIVKDHPKSPQAPQCQFMIGYLYANHLKNMDMAKGAYRDFIKLYPEHQLVKDAQWELDHLGQDVNEIEELNKILAKDGGAGAKVDTAAKAK from the coding sequence TTGAATAATCTATCCCATGAACAGAGGTTGGCAAGCATGCTGAACGGTAATAAATGGGCCGTTTTGTTGTTGATCGTGATGGTCGCTGTCGTCGGTTGCAAGAAAGGACCATCCGAATCCGAACTCTTCGAGAAAGCCAAGCAGCTTCAAGAGTCCAATGACTTCCAGGGCGCGATCGCGGCATACCAGCAGATCGTCAAGGATCATCCGAAGTCGCCGCAGGCTCCGCAGTGCCAATTCATGATCGGGTATCTCTACGCCAACCATTTGAAAAATATGGATATGGCTAAGGGCGCCTACCGAGACTTTATCAAGCTGTATCCCGAGCACCAGCTGGTCAAAGATGCTCAGTGGGAGCTGGACCATCTCGGACAAGACGTCAACGAGATCGAGGAACTGAACAAGATCCTCGCCAAGGACGGCGGTGCAGGGGCCAAGGTGGACACGGCGGCTAAGGCGAAATAG